CGAGTTTGTGGTGATGAAGTAGGCCTAAAGTCAAGCCATGAAATCAAGTCAGGATCAGTTCTGGTGATGGTAACCAGGCCAGCAATTGCCAGACAAGTCCATAGTGTTGCAGTCTATAGCTGGTATGAGATCAAGGTGGGGAGACAGTCACCAGGCAGGGCCTAGATCAACAGGGTCTATGGCAGGTACGGGAGTGGTTGCAATATTGCTGGAGACAGGCATACCTACAACATAATCCCAGGCAAGGACTAGGGGCCAAGACATCAGCTGAAATGGAGCTCCTGGGCTCATGGGTAGAGAGTGTGAATGGAAGGTGAGCTTGGCAGGGCTATTAAGTCCCTCATTAGTGCACTCAGGACCCTGACACCTTAGCTGTGGTGGGATCTTGGAGCTGTTGTCTCCCTGGGTTGCTGGGAGGGGGGCACTCAGGAGGGCAGGGCAACTTcttgctcctgcctgcctctctctgaGCTCGTGGATTCAGCCAGGCAGGTCTCTCAGTCTACTTGCTGGGGAAAGGTCAGACTCTCAGGATAAACCCCCAAAGCCCATACTACCATCCATGTTCATGAGGGACCTCAAGAACTTTAGGAGCAAGGGTTTTGCCTCAGGGCTGTTTAACTCGCCCTCACACCAGCCCTACagttaaaaagtgtttctgtaTGTTCAGACAGGATTTCATGTGTTTAAATATGTGACCgctgcctcttgccctgtcattGGACACCACggagaagagtctggctcagtCTTCTGCATTCCCTCCCATCAGATTTATAAACATTGATGAGATtgccccaagccttctcttcttcaggctaaacagtCCTCAGTCTCCCCTTGGGATGACAGgtgttccagtcccttaatcatatATGTGGCCCTCATGTTTCCAAAGACTCCCAGGTTCCTCTGCTCTTGCCCAAGTGACTCCCAGGGTGGGAAGAGGTTTGTATTGCTTCATGTTGCATCAGAAATGTCCTCTTCTGTCTTTCCATTAACAGAGAAGAAGTCTGAGAATCCAGCTGCAAGTCCAGGTGAGAAGCCATCTCCTTTCTGGCTGGGGCCTCTGTATGAATTTGGGAAAAGAGATGGGGAGGAAGGtctgctgggagagctgcacagctctgtgTAGAAGTCATACCTCTGCACTGGCTGTAGCAGAGTCTAAATTGATAAATCAGGTGAAATATGATTGCCCAGCTCTTTACTCCTGGGTAACCTTTCAGAGCTCATACATCTCCTGGGCTCTTCACTGTGCTGGGATGTCTCAGGGACTCTGAGCATGTACCAAGGTGCAGTGAAACCCAGTTTGCCCTTAGGGACACAAGCTGTGTTCGTCACCCAGACTGAGGGAAGAGACGCTCTTTTGCATAGTTCATTGTGGAGCTAAGACACAATAACTGTGGAGCTATGTCCCCAACTCCAAGAGCACTCTTTTGAAAGGAGACTTTGCTTCAGGAGTGATTAACCGATGGGcgcaggggcagaggcagcactATGTAATGAATGGGGCATTGTCAAGGGAGTCAAGAGGTGCAGCTGAACCACCTCTCCCATCAGCTAACAAGTCTCTTTGATTCCCTGTGCCTGGTTTCTCCCCTTATGCATTGGCTTGTGTACTTAGACTATGGATTTTGGGGCCATGGCCTGTGCTTCTTCAGGGGACCCTTTTCCCGTCCATGGCATCTAAATGGTGGAGCTGTATAATCATCAACTTCAGCTTCCTAGGACAGATGAGAGCAAACCCTCATACAAGCTTAAGGGAAAGGACCATGTCAGGGCATGGCCGCCACCTTAAAGCAGTTTTAAGGAAgttcaaaattaaacatgcagAATCCTTacaggttggttgttttttttttttcatctgtctgtctGGTTGTGATTGTAGTCACTGGATTCAGAAGGAGATCCTTAGTGTGTGTAAATGACATGAATGCACACTGATTCTCCTTCTGGCTCCATTGACCTCTGGGCGGGTGTGACAACTCACAGAAGCCAGAAGATCTAGGCTTTCACTTTTGCTTCTAAATGCATCTTTTGGTACTAGCACACAAAGTGATATCCACCTAGAGAAACTTGTAACACAGGAGAGCACTGTGAACAAGCCCAACTTGAGCCCCTCTCATTTCCAATCAGAGTGGACAAGTCAGGactttgaagaaacaaaatatcctGAGATAGTAGGCCCTAAAATTCAAGTCCTGGGGACAGATGGTGGAAAGGCTTGCTCAGTCTTGTCTTTGCCCTTGCAGAGGATAGAGGTTTTGGCACTTCAGGGTTGACGGCTGAATGCCTGTTCTGCACAGCATCGGGAAGCCTGGGGACACTGTCAGTTACCTTCCTCCCTCAGTCTGGGGACTCTTCACACCAAGATGAGTCAGCTCTGGGTTGTTCTTCCACAAGCTTCAGGTACAGGAAGGCAGAAGAGCTTTGGCAGGAGTGTCGTTTTCTGGCCTTGCCACATGGTGTCACCCACAGCCCATCCGCCGTTCAGCACATGGCACCTCTGCTTTGATCTGGCAGTGGCGCATCTCCAAGGACGAAGGGGCCTGCAAACTGCCATCAGGACTGGCTGGCTGGCTTTTATTTCCAGTCGTCTCTCTGGTCTCCCTGCCAACTTAATTTCTCTcatccttgctttttcttctgctacaCCTTCTCCCGTTACAGTTGTGTGCTACCAGTCAGACAGGGATGAGCTTCGTCGCCGTGTCATCCAGTGGCTGGAAGCTGAGATTATCCCAGATGGATGGTTTTCCAAGGGCAGCAACTACAGTGAAGTCCTGGACAAGTATTTCAAGGCAAGTAGAGCAGCGCCTGCCTCAGAGGCCAGAGATCATTTCTTGCCCTGTcactgcaaagcagctgccacgaCCCCACCCAAGAGGCTCCAGTGTGTGATGGGCCTGTCAAGCTGGGGGCCAGAGAGGTCTGGTATGTCCTACAGTGTGATGTGTTacgggctgcctgcagcagctgctgacagaGCCACTGACGTGGCTATGTGACAGCCCAGACCTGGAGCATCCCTCGGGATCTGACCTgccctggggagaaggaagagggcagGCTAAGTGTGCCTGCGGCAGGGGAGAGAAGAACTGGTCTCGGGGTCCGAGATAGTCAGAGGAGAAAAGGTGGGTGAAAGTGCTGGAAATGCGGGTAGAAAGCAggaagctggggcaggggctgctgatTCTTTGTTCCAGACAGTCCCAAGGCCATGTtgagatggggagaggggacacgTGGGGGCTTCAAGGTGAATGGCTTGCAAGGAGTATGGCCCAGTTGTGGCTGAGAGCTGGCAGTTCCCTagtgctctgcagagagagagaggaaccaCCCGTGAGTCTCGGGCCCTGCAAGAATCCcgttcctcttccctcctccctgtccGTCCCTcagcccatccccacccccttTTGTAACCAGCAGAGCATACGCTTCTCCCATGCTCCTGCCACATGCACTGCTGCATCCCTGCCCCTCATGCCTGGCTCCTGATAAAGACTTAAAAGCATTCAGGATGGATCTGGAGGAGCAggtggggaaagggggagagTGTTTAAATCATAAGCTGTTGACAGCGAGAGATTAATGGTGCCTGACAGGAGTTAGCGCTGCAAGCAAATTTGCCATGGCAATGGCACCCCCTGGTGAGACAGAGGAGCCGGTCCCCGTGCTCCAGAGAGCGTCTTCGCCTTTGTAGCCGTTAATGGTGCTCCGTCTGTGGAAACCCGCTTGTGGCCCACTGCCTCAGGCACCCCCGCCGGCACCTGCCAGCACCCGAAAGCTGAGGGGAGCTGCACAGTCCCTCGCCCTGCAAACATACTGTCCCCAGCCACCTTTGCAGAGAGTCTTCCCAGGCCAGGAGCTTTGCTGAAATGCATGAGCCAGCCACAGGCTTGCTCCACTGCCGCCACACAGCCTGGTCACCCCTGCCGGCCCTACGCCTGTTGGGGGGCTGGTGAAATCCTGTGGCCGCAGCTCAGGGGGAGACAGCCTCATGTTCTCTTTGTTGTGCCCCTTTTTCTGGAGCACTGATCCCAGGCACAAGTGGTGACAGTTTCCATGACAAAGCCATACCTTTTCTCGGACCAAAGGGGGAATTTCCTTCTCTGTCAGGTGGTAGTATACCATATCAACAACCCTTAaagctttgaaatacttttaaagcaGAATTCAGAGCTTGGAGCAACTTGGGACaaatacaagcaaagcaaactaaATGGgttcaaacacacacaaatttgtTTTATCAATGAGGCTCCGCTGTTGCTGGAGGAATTCTGCCgtgcctggccctggggctccgcACGCAGGCCCTGCGAATGGCCTGATTCCTGCCCTGCAGGTAGTAAACACTGGAGACAAAGATGACATGaagctttcccctttcctccttgaTGGGGAGGTTTGTAGATGTGGGGTTAAGCTGTTTCCCTCCTGGAAGCCTGACTTGTGTGGATCACTGGGATAATGGGTTGTACATCAGGCATGCCTTGACCTTGGAGGATGTTATTTCAAGAGGAGTGAGGCCAATAGTGGGAAGCTGCTCTGTTTTGGAGGATCTCTGGGAGAACATGTAAATGCATAACGTAGCATTGAAAGGCGAGAAAACTAGCTTAACTGAGTCTCAGTCATTAAGGGAACTGCAGCCACTTTCACAAGAAATAGCGGGACGAGAGGCTTCGAAGTCTAGTAGAAGTTGAAACATGTTAGTGGAGCAGTTATACACAGGCTACCGTGTGCAGAGTAATTCTTCTAGCCCTACAGGTTTCTCCTGAACCACAGAAGTAACAACAGGCAGTGTCTCTTCCAGCATTCCTGGAAGCACTGCACGAGGAGACACAGTGACCTGCCCCAAGTCACACAGCAAAAATTAGCCAGTAGCAGTCTGTGTGCAGAATTCATTTTCCCCTCCCTGCAATGCAGCTGTCTCTGAGGGGGCCCAGCAGTTCCCACTGAGTGCCCAGCACTGTGATATGACATCTCCAAACAGGAAGGcaaaatgcaattactttttcGGGAGTACAGCCAGGATTTTGGGGCTAAAAATCCTGCTCTTCATCGCCAGGAGTCCTGTCAGGACCTTAAGAAGTTGGTGGCGAGGCGTTGTGCTGTTGCATTAAATTGTTCCTTCGTTGGGATCTGCAGAAAATTGCTTCCtgtgatttttcccttttgccactGTCACAGTCCAGGCACAGCTTTGGATTTACACATATTGGAAAGCTGACGCCTCCTTGAATGCAACTGGTCTGCTTTAAGGCAGGCAGTATATAAGAAAGCTGggacaaagagaagaaatggggTTAGAGCCATAAATCAAGCAGCAGGAGGTGAATGAGAGGCAGTGTAACTTATCGGTGAGAACAAGTCTAGGATCATGTCTCCCAGTTCTGGTGCTGGTATGGAtatgttgctgcttttctctgagcCTCTGTTCTTTGTGCAAAACAGGGATGATGCAATCTGTTTCACTAAAGCTTCAAAAATGCTAAGTACCTatggaagagggagaaggaaggggtaCCCTGAACTGATAAATCAGACCCTCTCACATCTTCTCGTCTTTCCCTACAGAGCTTTGATGATGGCGATTCTCGCTTGGACTCCACTGAATTCCTGAAGTTTGTGGAGCAGAATGAGACTGCTATCAACATCACCACCTACATGGACCAGGAGACCAACAAGCTGCTCAGGTGGGCAGTGGACAGGATGCCAGAAGGAGGGCCAGGGGGCCAGATGTGGTAGATGTGGGCATGAAAATCCATTCATGGAAAATATCAGTTGGGGCTTGGACTAACAAAGATAACTATGTATGAAGTAGCTTCTCACTTAATTTGGTGTGAATACCACCAAAAGGAGCAGTCCCACCCCTACCCTTCATGTTAGGCATGTATTCCAACCCTCTTTTGCCTTAAATCGAGTGTGCAGCCAGAAGGTGAGTTGGGTGACAGaaaatttgttgtcttttttatttcctaataaattAGCTCTCCAGTGGACTTTACTCACCTTTTGCCTGGTAGCTAGATCCAGTGTAAGGAAGATGGTGGGAAAACACAGCTTATGGGCAGCCTGCAGGTAGAGCTGGTGCAAGCATCACATGAAAATGTAGTTTGAGAGggtttccatttttctgtgtgtgccaCTGTGTGTGAGACTGAGGAGAACAGGCTGCTTGTGGTTAGGCTGTGCTTGCATCGGTACTCGTGTGACAGCATGTAGATGTCAACGGGGACCTATTCCTGCTGCTCTGAATATCTCCTCAGTTCCCAGCCCTTCACCAGCCAAGGGAgtattttgtgtctgtttttcttttgtctataTGCAGTGAGGTTTCCTTAGAGAAGCCACTTCTGCCAGGCATCTCAGAGCCTTCCTAGTTATTACTGGTTTTACTCATCTATACTCTGAAGCCAGTAGAGCAGGGACCTGCCTGGTACAGCCCTGTGCAGAATATGCCTCTGTGTTTCCTTTCAGGGGACTCTGCGTAGATGCCCTCATCGAGCTGTCAGATGAAAATGCTGACTGGAAGCTCAGCTTCAATGAATTTCTCAAGTGCCTCAGCCCATCCTTCAACCCACCAGAGAAAAGTAGGAATGCCTTACTTATATTGGGGAACCAGAGGGGtcctgggaagggaggaaagaaaagagaccAGTTTTGGGCCAGACATCAGATGCTGTAACTCCACTCCCAGAGATAATGTTGATATACACCTATCttccacccagcagcaccccttATCCCTGCATTGTCAAAAGTACTGCTTTTTCTGTCCCAGAGCACCCACAGCTCTTGTGATGAAAAAGCTTTGGATTTTAGAAGCAAGGGCATAGGTTGAATGAATATGGTATGTTTGGAAGGTGAAGGCATGTATTTAACAGTGCAGAGATAAATCATGTGAGGAGTTCACGTCTGGATAACTTAGGAAAGTCAGACCAGACCAAAGTCCTGCTATGCTCTGCTTTTCACACAGAGAGCCTCTGATGAACATCTCAAAGTTCACTATCCTTCCAAATCCTGCTTAGTGCTACAGTTCACGTGGAAGCAGCTTAGTGTTCTGCTGACCAGGCATGCCTAGCCATTCATCTAATTGTCTCCTCAGGGGGGTGCTGGTCCAAAGGTGCTGGATTTCCATCCCACTGCGGTGGCACCAAGGAGCACACAGAGGCTATGCTTCTTAGGGAATATTAAGTTGAATTCTTCCTATTCCAGTAGGAAGCTAGGGATGCTGCACTTCCCCTACAAAACATgatcagctggttttcacttaaCACCATACGGGCCCTTGAGTTCTTTGGGGGCCTCAACTTAAACATATAATAGAGCTGTGAGAAAAAATGTGAGCTGAAATGAgaaaccttccccccccctttctcagGGCAACAGCAAATACACAAATCTTCTCCCCACCTGGAACCCCACCCATTGTTGCAGAGTAACCAGAACTTTCACTTTGAGGGTTCTCTTCCATGTATTACAGATTAGGAAATTCAAACAAATCCAATACTGAGATTTCATTTGGAATTGAGGAATTGAAATGTGTTCTTTTGAGGAAGCAAAAGGAAGTGTTTGACTTTCCCAAATTTTTTGGCTGATTTCACACACCAAACTCAGCATGAATATTTTAGTCGTTACAAAACTTTTGGTGGTTAGGGGAAGGAAGGCCTCCTCCAAAACTATGTACCTCTTCTCTTTCAAGGCATCTCCAAAGTATGTTGTCTTTAGCCTGCTTGCTATCTCACAACCACTGCCCTTGTTTTGTGCCTCTCTAGAGTGTGCCCTGGAAGATGAAACCTATGAGGATGGAGCAGAGACCCAGGTGGAATGCAACCGCTGCGTCTGTGCCTGTGGGAACTGGGTGTGCACTGCAATGACATGCGAGGGTCCGTATGCTCTGCAGACAGTTATCATATTTGGTTTTGTACAAAAGAGATTTTTGCTTTCTATCTTTCCGAGGGCACCAGCTATCcagattttttctctctccagctcttCCTTAGCTTCTCTATGGGTGGCTTCTACATCACCCTCCCATGCTCCATGTTGGCCAAACccaagctggttttgttttagagGTCAGAAAGTGTGTAACTGGGTTGGGGGCGATGCTGCTGGGGTTTGTAGTTTGGATTTGGCGTCATGAAGGTTCAGCACCAAACCTTCCAGACCAGAGGTGCTCTGCATCCAGCTGGCTTGGGGCATGCACAGACCAAATAGGTCACTGTCTGCAACCATATGTGTAGGTGTGAGCAAGTCAGCTTTCCTGTATGTGTGTCAGTATCCTCACTGTATCCATGTTTACGGTATCTGTAAAGCAGGAGCTAGGGTCTTGTCTTGCCCCAGAGAGGAGATAAGAGACTTCATCTAGTAATGTCAAGAAAGCACTTTAGCTTCTTGCCATAAGAACtgtagaagtaaaagaaaataatggtgATGGAGATGAAGGGAGGTGGTGTTCGTCGTAAGGCAGGGTTGTTGGTCTGTCTATTCTTCCTCTGGAAGGACCTTTTTAAACTTTCACAGCCATGTTATGATTGTGGGAAGTCGTGGTGGGGTTGTGAACAACAGCTCTCCATTTTGCCTTCTCACAGTCGGTCCAGGGACAGTGGAAAGCCAGCTTTCCCCTGCCCTGGGAAATGTACAGGTCCTTTTCAGGGAGCCACATCCGCCCTCCCCAGCACTATGCTGCATTTTTCTGGCCTTCTTCCCCAGAAACCAGGCCATTGCATCAGCTTAGTTTTCAGTGCTGTGCAGGAGCTGTCAGCAGTATGTTCCTTCAGACCTATAGCCAGTAGCTTGGGCAGATGAAGGAGAGAGGGGAACAGCAACAAGTGTGTATAGAGTTTCTTTCACGTTTATCTGGCCTTCTGCAGCAGAGGCTTCGGGATCACCTCAGCCCAGATTTGGCTGTGGCAGCAGGAACTCACCTCAGAAAAGATAACTGTAATACTAGTAGAGCTGCCAGAGGAGCTGTGGGTAGGTCTCAGAGGTTAAGCAACCAAATGAGAGACTCTTTCTGCTGCCTCCCCAGAAACAACCTTCAAAGTTGCTATGCAACACCTGGTTTTGCTGCCTACTTTGTTCCCTGCATCCATGGCAGAAGCATGCAATGGGACAACAATCCCTTGACTTTCTGCCCATGTCAGAGCAGCAGAGGGGTTAGAGGCTATTGTTAGAAGGATAATGAAACCAAAGAATCGGATCAGATCACGTGAGCAAGTTGCATCTCCACTGAGCGAAATCACCTCTTCAGTAAGCATCAATTATTGTACTTGGATAGCACTGAGCTTCCATTTATTCCCTACAAGAGGCCAAGATGTTTGAACTAATTATAGATGcttcttttaaataatatacAGCCTCCTCCTTgtggttttattatttatcatgtgggagggagagacagggacagactgGATACCCAGGTTCTAAAGTCCCAGGCAGCCACAAGGCCCATTCTCTTTCTAAGAAGCCAGCCCATACCTTCCTCCAGCAAAGTCTGCCAAAGCTTGAGGTATGCTATGGCCAACCTGCCTCTTCTTGTTCTCTGTGGTTCAGCCTCTGAAATTTGCATCCCCCATTTGTGATAACGCTGAACTCCATTTCTGTTTGCAGGGAAGAATGAGAAGGTGACTGCTCAGAGACAGCGACCTGATCAAGACTTGACTGAGGAGGAGTTGGCTAGATACGTTGAGGAGCTGCAGAAGCATCAGGTTAGCGTGGGCTGGGAAGGTCTGCTTGCACTAAGTCTTACCTTGCTATAGAGGGGTTCCCTCTGCTTCTGTCACTTGGAGACTTCTGTAGAAGGGGGAGCACAGTAGAGGGGGATCCCTGTTGCCTGTGGGGTCAAATACAGGTATGGGGCTTTGACAGTGTTGGCACTGCTTGTGGATGGACCAAAGGCTTCAGGGcactgccagctcctgtgtcAGTGCAGAGCTTCACTTTTGTGCTCTCTTTCTCTAGGAGACGGCCGAGAAGACCAAGAGAATGAGCACCAAGGAGATGTAAGGGGCCTCCACACCGGAGGAGCCCAGGAGGATGGGCCCAACCTGCCGCCCTGTCCTCCAGTGCTGATCTCAGTATGCACAAGTGTCTGCTACAGTTGCCCAGTCACAGATATTTACATTGTATAGCAATGGGTTATTTGTTTTGTAATACACAGAGAATGGGGCCAGGAAAGGGGAGCAGAGCCCACCTGTTCAGGGAGCTTCATTGCTGGGGCCTTGGAAGGCTGGGAGGGACTTACAGCAGCCTCTGGGACCCTTTCCCAGAGCAGACAGCTGCTCCCTCCAAGAGCTAACAGGGACTTCTCGTTCCCCTGGATCTGGGGAAAGGACGGAGGTCAGTGCTGGATAGAAAAGGGGGTCTTCAATCGATACAATTGTCAGCACCAGCCTTGGCTACAGAAATACAGGCCCAGCAGTTTTGTGGCTTAGCACATGTGCTGCAGGGCATCACTAGTCAAGGACCTTACCCGGCTTACCCTCCCCTTTGGTTTGAGCTCCTCAAAGCTGGTCAGCCTGGTGTGACACCTGGAAGTTGTGGTGCCATGCTGCTGGCATGAGTCCAGCACGTTCCTCCTTGCTTTCCACCGGactgtccccagcagctcctccagtaCATTGTGGGCTCCAACACAACATGGTTCCTTTTGACCTCATCTCACTCTTACTCTCCCTGCCCCCTCCTTAGAGGTgctatcatatttttttcttatcacaTTCACATGCTGACTCCcccttttgttttgggtttttttttttaattactttatttccTATGGTAGTAATTCAGCTTTTATATGTTTCGTAGCTCTAGATCTTTCAAGAAAACCCAGCCTGTGGGTTTTTGTTATTGACAGTGCTGTAATGCCCATGCACAGTTTGTATCGCACTGCGCTCAGCCACCGCAAACACCACAGGCAACTTGTGAGCCCTGCACTACAGGGTATTTCTCAACTGGGGATAGCAATGTCCTCGTGGGAAGAAGAGACAGGGCTGGATGTAATTAGTTTCACCAGGCACGGACTGACACTGCAGCTCTCTCTAGCTCTTGCTCCCTTAGCTAGCATCGACCATGTGCTCAAAGTCCATGCTCATGCCTCTCTAAATTGCCCAGAGGGAAGTGCCAAGTAGTCTAGAGCCAGAGGGACCAGGCAATCCCATTAGTAGGGTATCTTAAAAGGCTTTAACTACACAGAAAACTGTTTAGTCGGGAGTCTGGGCTGTTAGCCATCATCTTGGGCTTTCCACCTCCCTCTGGGGTGAGGCAGCAGCATTATTCTTTGATTCCAGGTCTGAGTTTGGAGTCAGGGCTGGAAGCCTCATTACTGACACATTTCACAGTGTCTTTGATGAGACCATCTTTGACCACCCTCACATCCCTTCATGGGTCATTTTCATCTGACCCGTTTCTCAGAGCATTGGTCCTAGATATAGACGAAACGCTGTTTTATTGACAATCACCTCTGTAGCCTCAAGCCCAGCTGATTTTCTCCTGCAGTTGTCAAGTGTACTTCATACACTCACACACCTGAACATCCTGTTTCCACATTCCCTTCATGCCCCTGCTGTGCATCCCAAGCAGTTGCACATACCCTGAGCCAAGATGACTGCTTGTGATTTCCATCTTCCTGTTTGTGAGCAACTTCAGCAGTTGTTGCCATGGGTCTTGCAGTCCCTAGTGCTTACTCAAGCACAACTCCACTTGAATTTGCAAAAGCATGTTCTGCTTGAGTGAAGATCAGCAGGGCTTTTGTCCCAACCTTCCCCTTTTTGCACAGTGCTTTCCTTGGAGAGGAAAGAATGAGCTGGTACCTCGGAAGTGTAGGCAAAGAAGAAAGCTTGGTCCCTCCTGTGGTCTCTCTTGCCCAGATTTGTTAAAGGCTGTGTCTGGTCTTTGAGCTGATTTCCTGATGTGAACCCAGAGGACTTCCATTGACTTTGGTGCAGTGCCACATTTCCAGTGAGAATCATAATCTACCCCACCATGCTCGGAGGTTTTGGCATAATAAATACAGAAGGGAGCTGGTTCTTTTCCCGTGAGGGTCTGGATTTGAGAAACTGTCACCTGTGAAGGTGAGGGGAGTGAGTCCATAGGAGCTGAGGGTAATATGGGCAACACTACATGGGGATGGAGTCATTGTTTGTGTTCTGGTGGCACTGGAGGAAGGGGTTGGTGGAATAGGAGCACCCATTAGACATACCCTTGCTCCTCCCCAACAGTATGAGTGAAACAGCTTCATGTGCTGGATCTGGAGTCACAGGAACATTGttaataaatgttttgctttattccGACCCTGCTCTGAAAGGTAGTTTGTGCCTCCCAGCTCACGTCCTTCCAGCTTGGATCATTAAAGTGCCTTAGAGAAAACACAACAGCTTGCCTTAAAGGCTTTCCCTGGATGGGGATAACATCTTATTGTCCAGTCAGGAAAATCTTCCAACCAGGAGAAGCAGAGTATGTGCAGGAAGAGGAGGCTAATACACGGCTGAAGGGCTTCTGTAGGCTGCATTATGCGATACGTTCTCTAGTCCCCTTCCTGTCTCCTGTGGATGTGCAGTCTACGAGGAtggctgctggggacagctggaggGGGGTGGGTGTTGGCAGTTGAGGTTTACAGAGCTTGCGCTTGCACCGAAGGCAGAGGGATGGGCTGCTCTCTCAGGCAAGGCAAGCTGAGCTCTCTGACAAGCCATACAACATATCCTAGGGTAGCCTGGGGCAGCAGGGTAGGAGTGCAGTGAACATGCCTCCACAGAAAGGGCTGCTGCCTCTGGagccttttcctccttgtgcCCTCAAAGGGAAATGCAGCTGTGGAGAGCGATGCCAGTTCTAAGGGCTACGGTACCCAAAGGGGACCGAAACAT
The genomic region above belongs to Mycteria americana isolate JAX WOST 10 ecotype Jacksonville Zoo and Gardens chromosome 1, USCA_MyAme_1.0, whole genome shotgun sequence and contains:
- the FSTL1 gene encoding follistatin-related protein 1, yielding MIWKTLPLLCALLAVARLRAEEEPRSKSKICANVFCGAGRECAVTEKGEPTCLCIEKCKPHKRPVCGSNGKTYLNHCELHRDACLTGSKIQVDYDGHCKEKKSENPAASPVVCYQSDRDELRRRVIQWLEAEIIPDGWFSKGSNYSEVLDKYFKSFDDGDSRLDSTEFLKFVEQNETAINITTYMDQETNKLLRGLCVDALIELSDENADWKLSFNEFLKCLSPSFNPPEKKCALEDETYEDGAETQVECNRCVCACGNWVCTAMTCEGKNEKVTAQRQRPDQDLTEEELARYVEELQKHQETAEKTKRMSTKEM